The Gopherus flavomarginatus isolate rGopFla2 chromosome 18, rGopFla2.mat.asm, whole genome shotgun sequence genome segment cccccactgctgtTCTGCAGGGGTCCCCCCCCTCGCTGGCTTTTCGGTTCCCTCCAGCGGAGCCGAATTCTGAGGCCTGCACCCCGGTGACCGTGCGCTGCCCAGTCCAAGGGGCCCCGGCTGTCTCACTGCGGACTCGACAGGCCGGTAGGGGTGCTggtctcccctcccagcgccAATCTCCACCTGGCCCTGCTGCACGGGAGCTCTCGCCTGGCTGGGCCAGGGCGGGGCACCTGGACCCCTCCGCAGCCGGGTGCTTCAGCCCATCTGTCACCAAGCTCTGCCTGCCGCGCTCCGTCCCCCTGCTCACCCCACTGTTAACCCCAAGTCCTCCCCAGTGTGTGCTGGTGGCGAGGGTTAAAGCGGGAGGGGATTCGGGGCAGGGGAAATCGAGTGTAACCCCAGATGGGAACTGTCAGTGACTCACGGGGCTGATCTCGCTCCTCTTTCATTGGCTCGTTCCGCCTTTTTTTATTTACCTACCTGGGCCCCGCCCCCATCCTTCTTGCACCCCGATCCGGGGGGCCGAATCCATCTGCCTGCGTCCAGCATGACGGCTGGAGCCGGGCGCCGCTGTGCACCGTGTGAAAGTGAGTGACATGTTCATTTCTTCCCTGCTCCCCGGCTTTTCCCCTCTGCCCACAGCCTGCTCTTCTGCCCCGGGGCGGCCCCAAGGAACTCTTGTTAGAGGAGAACCAGGCACTGGTGTGGGCTGGTTCCTTCCCCTCCCCGTTAAACGTTTACACCCATTTCCAGCTCCCAGGTTGGACTGCAGCCCCCTTGCTTACCAGGCTCGTCCTGTGGGCCTGGGTCACCCCTTCGCCTGCTGGGCGGCTCTGTGGCTCGCGCTTCCCCTgaggggggcaggacccaggagtcctagcctgGGGCGCTCTCCCTTGGCCAGcacgcggcggggggggggggtcatttcCGCTAACAAGGCTGTTAATGAGCATGTGCGTCCGCCCAAGGGCAGCGTGGCCCGTTTGCTGCAACCTGCAGGATCTGGCTGCTCAACTCGGCTTTAGGGTCCCAGCATCAGCTGTGAAGCCCCCGGCTCTGACTCAGTctccccccttcctggggtcCTTCGGGGACCTggcaccccctcctcccctggcctTGTCTGCTGATGGCCGTGAAGtgccccctggggcccctcagtcCTCCACCGGCTACGTTGCACCCTCACCGTGCTCatggccggtgcaaggatgtctTGCGCCCTAGGTggaacttccaccttgcgccctcccccccacgcccccaccctgaggtgccccccctgccctgaggtgcccccccgtggcagctccccccttctaccctgaggcaccccccctcccaccccagctcacccctggcccgcctcctccccgagccgtGGCGGCTTcactcctcccacctcccaggcttgcacgctgtgacgaactgggaatgttcttgatgtttgctctgaatactgtgttggtgcctcagtgtccccatggcagttcttaagtatctggcagagcaaagggccagtgcacctaaatgcctgacactctgtctcctagcaactgatggcctgggcccctctgcaaaggtgccagctgaaggtgttggagacaaagggatcaggtgacctcctggcccaggaaaggggctgagcagagaggaggggctgggaggggttgttagtctggagctggctggggtcaagggtggagggcagacgtggggggtctggctcactgccccccagaatggaccggccgaggggtccggttcgctgtatctacaagctctgttttagaccctgttcctgtcatcgaataaacctctgttttactggctggctgagagtcacgtctgactgcaaagtgggggggcaggaccctgtggcttccccaggaccccgctggggcgactcgctgggggaagcgcacggaggggcagaggatgctgaatgctccaaggagagacccaggaggtgaagccgtgggagcttcttgccctgaacaagtctgctccaagggagaggaggctccccaaagtcctgactggcttgtggggagcagttcagagcatcgcctggggccCCCGTGCCACCTGGGGctccccctgctgcagctccttcacCGGCAGCAGCCTCCCCAGCAGAGCCAGGCAGCCGCTTTGGTTAATGAGCCTAATGGCTTTGATGAAATGATCTTTTATTTGCCTGTCAGTGCTGCGCGCTCCCTCCGCTCCTGCTCTAACCCGTCTCCCTGCCTCCTTTCCAGCAGCCTCCCACTTTCACCTCACGCACCCTGAGCCAGCCGTGGGGGGACCTGCCGCTCTCACACACGTACCCCCCATTCCTCAGGCCCTGGCGTGGAAAATGAAGTTGCCAGTTCCTCGCTCTCCCGCTCCGCCAGGCCGAGCCAGCCACGTGACTGCACACGACGGGAGTGTGATTCTTTTCTCTTTATGCTCACACCTTACTGCACCCCAGGAACCCCCCAGCAGGCAGGGTAGTGAGAGCAGCATGATATAATAACTGGGGGCGTCTGTCCTGCCGGGCTGAGAACGGAGCCCCTGGCTtgccccccccgcagccctgccaTGTCTTTCCcagccatggggggggggcatTCCCGCTGGGTGTAAATTGCgaggggccaggccaggcccagcCCAGCAGGGCTCAGCCCGGGCTCACCGGATGGCAGCGCTGGCTCCCGGGGCTCTTCACCGAAACAGCtcagccagctgggccctgacatTTCAAATCTGCCCAGTGGATTTAGCCTCATCACTCCAGTTAATTCCTGCGGTGGGGGGCTGAAAACCTTTGGCCGGAGTGGTTCTCGGCTCACACCCCCCCCCATTTTCAGGGGTGCTGCTAATGGTCACGCTCTTCCAGTTGCTACAGGGACCTGGCACCGggagctgagatgcagccacctctggggtggggcagggggacttTAGGCAGGGCCCTCTCACCCAATGCttagatgcagctgcctctggggtggagtggggcccaGGGGCTGTTCGTACATGGATCCCTCACCCTGCACTGAGATCAGCCCGCTCGAGTGGGGCACACGGGTTCATAGTTCAAGGGCTGCTTGTTTCATGTGTATTTAGCTGGGGTCTTTGTCTAACTCATGTGACCGAAACTGCTGTAAACGTGACCACAACGCGCCAAGGAATTGCCTCTTAGTAGATTCTGTTGAAGAAGGACGTGAGACCTGCTGAAATGCACTGGTGGGACTGTACCTGGCCTAGGGCCCCCCAAAATGCACCAGTGGGGCTGTGTCTGACCCAGGACCCCTCCCAAATGCGCTGGTGGTGCCGTGTGCAGGCCCCGGGGCCCCCCAAAATGCACTGGTGGGGCCGTGTGCAGACCCAGGGCCCCCCTGAAATGTGCGGGTGGGGCCGTGTGCAGACCCAGGGCCCCCCTGAAATGTGCAGGTGGGGCCGTGTGCGGCCCAGGGCCCCCCGAAATGTgcgggtggggccatggcccaggGCCCCCCTGAAATGTGCAGGGGGGGCCGTGTGCAggcctggggccccccaaaatgcACTGGTGGGGCCATGTGCAGACCCAGGGCCTCCCTGAAATGTGCGGGTGGGGCCGTGTGCAGACCCAGGGCCCCCCTGAAATGTGCGGGTGGAGCCGTGTGCGGCCCAGGACCCCCCTGAAATGTGCAGGTGGGCCGTGGCCCAGGGCCCCCCTGAAATGTGCAGGGGGGGCCGTGTGTGCCCTGCAGGCCGGCTAGCCCAAAGCTGGGATGTCACAGAGGGAAGGGACAGGACTGGACAGGAAGGGTTGGTTTTTTAACCCCGAGCTTGCTGTTGTGTGGGGGGTTTCGAAACCCTGGGCTGAGAGGGGCGGGTTGGGGAGCCGATTTCATGCCGGTGGCACCAGCCTGAGCCAATTtcgggccaaattctgctgctgaCACGTGTGAAGCCAGACTAGCTCCGGGAGCCGCTCGGCGGCTGCAATTTGCTTTCTGCTGCTGACTCAGCCGCGGGGGGGCCTGGCCCCGTTGTCTCCAACTGGCGTGATGCTGATTCATGGCCGCGGGGGgactggccccattgactccaactgGAGCGACTCTGATTCGTGGCTATGGGGGGCCTGGCCCCGTTGTCTCCAACTGGTGTGACGCTGATTCACGGCCGTGGGGggcctggccccattgactccaactgGAGCGACTCTGATTCACGGCCGTGGGGGGCCCGGCCCCTTTTACTCCAACTGGAGTGACGCTGATTCACGGCCGCGGGGGGCCTGGCCCTATTCGCTCTGCTCTGCAGTGCTGGCCTGTGTGGACAGAGCCATGTAAACTGACCCAGCCCCCAGCCGTGCTCCGGGCAGGGGGGGGGATGAGCTGGAGGGGGagccccagggtgggggggaTCTTAGCTGGCTCCCCACTGTCAGTTTCTGCcatcagagcagggctggggagccagccagccacatgagctccaggggccattttCGGCCTGAGCGGGGACCAAGGCTTTCACTGAAtagccagagtggggctggcgagGGCCCATCAAGCTGGGATGGAGCTGCGGGACGCTCCAGCCTGAGGGGAGAGGCTGCAGCCGCATCCGCCCCCCAGCGGAGAGCGCAGGGGGCTGGCTTGGCTGCCACGTGGGGGAAGCGGCTGCATCCTGCTTCGTTTGAGGATGAATCGTCTCCGCCATGAGGATGGCAGCAGTTtggagggagaaactgaggcaccaagagggGGAGGAACTTGCTGAGGTCAGACCGGGAGTCAGAGgtaaagaacccaggagtcctggctcccagcccccctgctctaaccaccagaccccactccccttccacaggcagggatagaacccaggtgtcctggctcccagttccctCCCCGCCTTGCAgctggggattgaacccaggagtcctggctcccagcgctttGGGCAGCGGGGGCAATGGGAGCAGGCCCCCCAGCTGAGGTGttaacccttcccctcccctgcggAGCTGACCCCTCGCCGCCCGGTAGATGCAGGCAAAGTGCACGGGGCCTTTATTGGAGGGGACGTGCCCCTCGGGCAGAGCATGACcctgagcggggtgggggggagagacatACAAAATGGGGACACAGTGGGGGGGCGTGAAGGAGGACACAAGAAAGAGTAGGGCGGGAAGGTCCGGTCAGTCACCGCGAATCAGGCTCCCAACTCCTGCTCCTggtgaacccaggcgtccgggcccatGTCTCTTGCCGGGGGGAGGGAACTAGTCCAAATCTCTCTGCTGGCCTCCACCCCCGCAGCACTGGGCATgtccagggggcctggggcagcttGGGGCCCCCCAGTCCAGGCTCCTGGTGGCAGCGTGGGTCCCAGGGGGGCACTAGGGGGGCCCCTTGTCGGACAGGTAAGCGATGAGTGCCACCACGGCGCCGATGTAGGCGCAGACGCCCAGCAGGATGGAGAGCACGGCCAGCGCGAAGGTCCGACGCGAGGCCGTCCGCGCCCCCGGGAAATCGCCCTTGGCTGAGGCCCTGGTGGtctggcggggaggggagagcaggttAGCGAGGGGGGGAGAATCCTCTGAGACCCCCCTCACCCACATGGAtacccccagccctggctggataCCCTGAGACCCCCCCTGACAGTTACCCCCATGGACGGGGGACCCCCCACCTCCCTATGCATCAcatctgccccttgcccagctggTTACCCTGAGACCCCCTCCCCGCATTCCCAGGCCAGATCCTCTCCCCCATGGGCCCTACATGCCACCTTCTGCCCCAACCTCCTCCGAGCTGGGGGTGGGACTGACAGTGCCCCGTGGGGGGTTGGGGCCAGGCTGAGGCCCAGGAGACCGGTCTCGGGGGggctgcccccgccctgctcaCCTGCTGGGACAGGTGGAAGGCGGCGATGCCCAGGGGCCAGAAGCAGCAGAGCATGGAGAACACGGCCAGGCCGAGGTGATCCTGCGGCAACTTCAGGGCGAAGTCGCTGTCGCTGTCACTCTCGCTCGACGAGTCGTtctgggcggggggtggggtgggggggttaatccagatcggggggctggggggagtgcgTGCCCCTGGCGGCCACTGTtgatcccaggagtcctggttcccagccacctgctctgaccaccagccccgactcccctcccagagccgggcagagaacccaggagtcctggctcccactcccctcccagagccaggagagaacccaggagtcctggttcccagccacctgctctgaccaccagccccgactcccctcccagagctgggcagagaacccaggagtcctggttcccagccacctgctctgaccaccagccccgactcccctcccagagccgggcagagaacccaggagtcctggctcccagccacagaaCTGCATCAGAGCAGCAGAGCTCTGCAGACCCCCCTGAACCCCGACTCAGGGGCTGCTGGACTATGGAGCTGAGCCCTGTGGTGGGGGCCTGGGTGCGCCCAGCACCAAACAAGAGGCCGGCCGGGGCAATGGGGcgcggtgtgtgtgtgggagttggtccccagagcgaggggctggccagagcagtggagcacggtgtgggggggtgtcggtccccagagcgaggggctgGCCGGGGCAATGGGGTATGGTGCGGCGCTGGGGGGGGCGGTTCCCAGAGTGAGGGGCCAGCCGGGGCAATGGGGTGCAGTGCCAAGCCCCCCATCCTGTCCTCCCCCCACTGACTCCGGCCCCAGTCCCAGGCGGCTCAGCTCCGGGGAGACAGGCAGGGCCCCCTCGTGCCATTGTAAGCCCGGAACTGCTTCCGGGGCCTGGGGCTCAGAGCCGGGGGGCCCCATACCCGGCGAGCAGGGAACCCCAAAGCCCACTTTGGGGGGTGGGTACTGTGACCAGTCCCGCTGTGGGCCAGCGATTTACTAACCTGGCCAGTGAGCCAGGCCCTGGAGCTGACGGAGCCATTGCAGGTGGCTAGTGATTCATTCCCCGCGTCGgtgcccggatgcctgggttcccagccccccctcaccTCAAATTCAGGCAGCAGCTCTCTGTTGCCCACTTCGCAGCAGACCGTGTGAATGTCCTTCTCCAGGCAGAGCTTCTTGGGGCGCTCGGCCGGCTCCCCGAAAGCCGTCTCGCAGTAACCCTGCTTCCTCCAGCTGGGGGGCTCCCCGGCCTTCCACGTGGGGCCCAGGtcgggggctggctcagggctgcccagtgGCTCCACCGTCTTCTGCAGGGTCCTCGCGTCCAGGAGCTGCTGGGCCAACTCGGGGGGTGGCGGGGGCAGGCGCCTCCAGCCGGGCCGAGCGAAGAAGCCGGGATGCTCCCGCTGCGTCTCCCCCCCCGGGGCACCCCCGCGGGGCttggccagcagcgggtgctgtaGTTCGTGGATGTTCTCCATGAGGTGGGGGGAGATCCCTGCTCCGGCACGGGGTCCGGGGGGGTCTTCGGCTCCCAGGTCACCtgtgggggggagaaagagatAAACATGATCAATCTGTAGGGGGGC includes the following:
- the TMEM91 gene encoding transmembrane protein 91 → MIFGDLGAEDPPGPRAGAGISPHLMENIHELQHPLLAKPRGGAPGGETQREHPGFFARPGWRRLPPPPPELAQQLLDARTLQKTVEPLGSPEPAPDLGPTWKAGEPPSWRKQGYCETAFGEPAERPKKLCLEKDIHTVCCEVGNRELLPEFENDSSSESDSDSDFALKLPQDHLGLAVFSMLCCFWPLGIAAFHLSQQTTRASAKGDFPGARTASRRTFALAVLSILLGVCAYIGAVVALIAYLSDKGPP